The Mastacembelus armatus chromosome 20, fMasArm1.2, whole genome shotgun sequence DNA segment CTGCGTTAACACAAGGAGGACGCCACCTTTCTAACTTTTCTACGtggttaaaaacaaaacgtgGGTTTTTCAGTTGACACAGTTTCACTGCCACTGTCAGACCCTTTGTTCAGCTGAAGCCACATCCAGCCAAGACTCTACGTCAAGACCCTGGGACAGACCTACAGTTTACGGTCAGCTCTGCTGTGGTCACCTGCAGCTACAGGAAACgactgagaaaacactgaaattccTAAACGTCCGGTGTGacaactttcaaaataaaactagtgtgtgtccatccatccaAGAGTTCTGACTGGATCCACTTCCAGGAAATTACTCTCAAATTTCTGCAAATGTACTTGGCCCAAGCAAACGATGATGAAGCCTCCCCCCTGAGCTAAAGACTCATCGTCCTGCTGAAAGAAAACTCCAAACTGGTTTTTAGGTTCCAACTGGGACAGGCGTCCGTATGGAGATCCGGCTAAACACCAACAGGGTCCTGGTGCTCTGCAAGTCCCACTGCTCAAAGGTATGGACAGGGGtcacacaggaggaggaggaggaggaggatgatggtgatggtgatgatgatggtgatgatgatgatgacaggtCTACACTGTATCtgcaaaaggacaaaaaaagcTCAAACAGTGCAAAGTAAAATCTACTGTGACGAAccaaacaaacatctgtctcAAATATGAGACAGATGTTGATATTAGAGCCATGAAAACAAATCAGGAGCGAACAGCAGGAACAGTGGACAAGAACAGACACACCTGGACGAGGCTGCAGACACACCTGGACGAAGCTGCAGACACACCTGGACGAGGCTGCAGACACACCTGGACGAAGCAGGAAAAGGTCTGAGTACTGGGGCAACAGGACACAAGAATAAAAGCCTCGACCTGACTTAGCGACTCTCGGTGTGGAACCAGACTAAAGGTCATGACGCCTGAAGAACCAGGTGGTCGCACTTCGACTTTTCCATAAGTTTTAATCGTTAACTAAAAACATTCTTTACCTCTTCGACAGGAaaaactttcttctttttcttcctcttcttcttcggctgctgctgcagctgcttcttcttcttctggttcaATTCGGGTCCATACCGCCCCCTGCTGTCCAACCCTGTGCAGCACATGCTGTTTTCCCATGTCAGTCCTGTAGGGACTTAAGGAGGGTCTGaccttcctcctctttgtcCTTCAGGCCCCTGCTGCTCTGACTCAAACCCTGAACAGGGTGTTATGAAGTGTTCCCCATTCTCCTGAGAACCACATGTGTCACACCTGTTTGCTCTTTCCCAGTCTAGCACTCAAACCTGGTCCCTCCTctcctgttcttttctttgtggcCTATGACTTTAACAGATTTTCGTTCCTTCCTCCTGATTGTTGCTTTTCCTTATTCTTTTCCAAAGGGGACGTGGACTGTCATAGTTTCCTACCACCCCCCTGTCTGGTCTGACCTCCTCCACCCACGGAGGACTAATAATGAATACAGGCAGCTGATGTAAAAGTGTGTTTCAGGTATGTACAGTCCTGTTCCCCGTGTCTGAGGACAATTACAGCGAGTGCTCCTCAGTTTCCTTCACGCCTGCCTTCACTTCACTCAGTTGCTGGTTCTAGTTATTAAGACGTTACTCCTCTGTCATGACAGCAGGAAGAGCTAAGAGGAAGTGAAGTTGTGCAAACTGACTGTCCACCCACGTCAGCTGACATGGGACGATGTCCTCACTTTCCAGCATGTGTCCATTAATGAATCTTTAAGGACATCAcatgctgacctttgacctttagGGGTCTGTATTACAGTTCATATTCTATGGAAAAATGTAAAGCCTAAAAAAGTCCTCATGCATGTTTGGATTTCTGAGCCAAATGGGCCCTAAAGGTCCCAGTGAGACCCAAGCGGCACGTCTATTTTCACTGTTACTGAATGTGACGCTGATTTTATTCCTCTCTTCAAAAATGACCCCACCCTGTTCAGTGAAGTCTGAATCATTTGACACAGTGAGCCATGCCTGAGAAAAATCACTTCCTCTTTCCTCCGTCCTTATTTCCTTTAACATGTTGCACACAGCACACTTGTTGACATCTGCCTTTTATACTTCCCCAAAGTTTGCTTCAAGTAAAGAGACTAGAAACAAACGCAGAGCTGCAGCTATTTGCATAATAACATGACAGCCACATATTAGTCGTCAGGGACCTGCCGTCCTGGTCTGTCGTGGACTTGTAGTTCTTCTTCATAGTCATAGTCAGAGTCCTTAGTGtatttgttagtttttgttaGTTCAGCCatagtttgtgttttgcatAGTTTCCCTTGGACTCTGAGGTTCCTGGACCTGTTGGCCCAGTTTGTTTCTACTAGTCGTGCAGCCAGTTCAATCCCAGTTAGTTAAGATCACGGGTTTTAATGTGTAAGTCTTGAGGAGAGTCCACACCTCCATCTCTACGAGGCCCCACCCCTAATAATTTAATACGTCATCTCTGTATGTGATTTTGAAGTGTCCACGTTTCCTCTCTAGCTGTGAGGTGCAGTTAGTAATTAGTACCATGACTATTATACTCTAATATATGCTCACTAGTCTTTGCTGTGGGGTGATATTATGAAGGAGGACTCAAAGAGCTGACGGCTATGACAGGCTTATCTATTAAAGAGCGTCTCATGGACATTTGCTGCCCATCGAAGCAAAgaaactcattttaaaaaacatcagtgaTTTACCCTTGAAGTGGTTTTCTTAGATATTTAAATTAGATATAAATCTTTGCATCTGATTTTCTAATGTCTACACACAACATTGATAACTTACTTTATTTTCCTCTAATGACATAAATGATTTCAGACACTGAGTCTTGTGATTATTTTGGATAAATATCATCTTTATTCCTGTTAGTAAAATGGTTGTACTTCCTCTATCGCCACTTTACAAAGTCACTCTGAGTATTTCTCTAGAAAAACATGGATCAAATCAACAGACGAGCCAAACCACGGTCCACGTGTGTCGCTCAGTCCTGggtattttaaaatgtgctctCTTCTTCATGGTGCTAACGGACCTTTCTCAGAACGGATCCTTCCTGTGCTGCATCAGAACAAGAACTCACTCATGTAGGTTtgacatgtttttcctctggaCTGCCAACTTTAATCATTACATGAATTATTCTAGTGTCAAAGCTTTAAAAAGGCTCAACTCCTGTTTGTTTCTCATGTGCCAACCACCATGACCCCAAGCACCACCACAGTGGTATTCTGGTTACGTTCTGGTTAGGCCTTAGGCTCCGTGCACAGCGACACACTGATTTACCAACCTTCCCACTGTGCACGTCTGCTCACTCAGCTAAAGGTGAAGAAGCAAAGCTGTCGTTCAGCCCGGGGTGCCGGGTTCTGTTGCTGGATGAGACTATATCTGTACAACTTAATGCTACACCTGCTTTGCTGCCACATGCAGAGCAAAACAGACCAGCAGGTGTAATTGGACACAGGTGCTGTTTGGTGCCGATGCACTGGAGCTTGATGCTAAAGTTGCAGAGCCTCATTGATGGGAAGGAAACTTCAAGTCGTTCCCCTCTGAGATACACAAATGGGCAGTTGCTGCACATCTCAGCAAAACAGGAAATTTcatgtttcctctgctgcttaTAGCAACAGCTTGTATCACATTACTTCTGCCTGTGTCGCAACACATCAATTAACATactctcacatacacatacacacatttctacAACGGGACCAGGATCCAGTTGTgagcacaaataaaacacagcaatgtgAAGACCTGATGGTTCTCCTGGAACACCACTATGAATAAAGACAGTTGTACATGTGTTCTCAGTAGGACGTGGGCTTTAGACACTTCTTCTTGATGGATTTTTGTAGCAGTTTAGGCTTGAAGGTGATGAGGGTGAGTACTGAAATGCccagaaaggaaagaaagatgggTATAAAAAGGAGAATGTACCAAAATACAGATTCCCCGCTTTCTTCTAAACAAACATGTGACTGGAAATGTTCCACCCGGTGCGTTGTCTGAAAGAGATCTTCACATTTAACGTCGGACCGTCCGACCATATTTATTGTGCCTGTTGTTTCAAACGTCCTGAACCATTCTGCCTGGCAGCAGTTGAAAGGATTTCCTGTGAGGAAAAGCGTGTGCAGTTTTGTGGCTAAGATGTTAGCTTGGGCTGAGGGGATAGTGGACAGTCTGTTGTCCCTCAGGTCAAGCACTTTCAGGTCAATGTTTAGGAGTGACTGGGGAAGATGGGCCAGAGAGTTCCCCGAGATGTTTAAAGACTTCAGACTTTGGAAATGGGAGAAGTCAAATTCTCTGATGTGAGTATTTCCTAAACCTAGATGCTGTAAAGTTCTGCTGAGGCCTTGTATGGACTGATGAGCAATGAGTCCTGTGTTATCAGACAGTTCCAGGTGCGTTAGCAACAAGCCTGCAAATGCTGACTGGGGAATTCTTTGAAGGTTGCATCCTTTAAGGTACAGCTGCCTTAGTAATCCAGCATTTCTCAAGTCCACACATGCTGAGGTGGCGTTTCCGCTGATCTCCGCTTCTTCAGAAAGACATATGTCAATGTTGTTATAGCTGAGATCCACTGACCTGAGGCTCGGCAGCGTGGAAAACAATCCTGAGGGTAACTGTTCGAGATTATTCAGGCTTAGGTTAAAGTACGTCAGGTTGCCCAGAGCGGTCAGGGTGCGTTCATCTGCCACAATCTGGCTCAGTCTGTTGTTGCTAATGTCTAACTCGTACAGGCTGCCAGGGAACTGTTCCGAGGTCATATTTAAGGTTTCCAGACAGTTTGTGCACATTTGAAGTCTGGACAGGTTTGGCATTTTCTGAATGAATCCTTCAGGGAAATACACCACCTGGTTTCCTTTCAAGTCCAGAATCTCTACAGAGGAAATGTCCCCATGAAGACCGTCATCCCATAGCCGGGCTGTCATGTTCCTTTGATACTTCCTCAGATTGTAGAACTCCACGGTTGTAGTCCAGTTTGTGAGTGTATCGTTGTTGGCCAGGTGTTCGTAGAACCTTATGCTGTTATGGGACAGGTAAAGGTTCCGTAGGTGACTGTGGTTGGgcaagaaaggaaagaagagcAGCTTGTTCTCTGACAGATCAAGCGTCTCGAGCAGGAACGTATCATTGAGGTCCTGTCTGGAGATGAACCACTCAAGGACGTTATGGCTAGCGTTGAGGACCACCAGCTGTGTCATGTGGAAGTCAGTCAGGCAGGGCAGGTTATTAAAAGCCAGGTTGAGCCGCTGGAGTTTGGGATTGCTCTCGAAGGCACCGTCGATCTCAAACAGGATGTTACGCTGCATATTGAGTTCTTTGAGCTGGTGCAGATCCCTGAATGAGGTCTCATCCAGTCTCTGCAAGAGGTTTCCAGAAAGATTGAGGTACTCCAAGAACGTCAAATTCGTGAGGAGAGTGGCAGCCATTTCATCATTGAGCATATTCTCCGAAAGGTCTAGAGTTCTAAGAGCAGGCATTGTCCTTAAGGCGTGGCTGGTTTCCTGGTAGCCAGCATGAAGGTTGTTATTTGCTAAGTTCAGTCTTTGTAACGCCCGTGAAGCTTGAAAAGTGTTTGACTCTAATTTGTCCAGACTGTTACAAGCTAAGCTCAGGCTGTGTAGTAAAGGATAAAATAAGAGGGAATCGTCTTGTAGTGTTTGAATATGATTGTAGTTGAGCTGAAGCTCCTCTATGTAGTCTGGTAGTCCCGAAGGCACAGAGGACAGCTTCCCATTATTGCAGAGAGCCGTAGTCTGGATCTGCAGAGGACAGGAGACAATACTGGGTGTGTTACTGCATCTGCACGTGTTTGTGggagaaaaatgtttgtttcagacaGACGTCTTACCAGCTGACACTGGCTGAGCTGGGGATGACTGGAGACTGGGTTCAGGATTATCCATACGGGTAAGGAGCAAAGCAGAATGGAAGTGAACCCGTGGAGTGGCATTTTAACATCTTAACTGTTGACAGGATGACACAGCGAGAGACAAATGAGGCTCTGGTGTGTATACAGGCCTTATCTGTCCTTAGACAACCTCAGGATTTATTACATATATGGAAAATATCATCTTTGTCTTTTAGTCGTAAACATTTACTTAGTGACTACAGTCGTCGTATGATGTTAAAAAGGCAGAAACATGTTcacttgtatttttaatatatcataatatattaaatagataatatatatataataataataataatagataatGATCATAAGTCGTGTCAGGGACATAAACACGTGTCTGTGGTGTCATTAAACTGAGTTTTTCTCTTAGGaggagaattttttttaaaataccaaTTTATCACAATGTCCCTTTCACTTTGCTGCTGTGTCCTAATCAGGACTCACTGTGTGGACATGATATAGTCAGTTTTTCActaaagcaaagacaaacaaacagaaaacacacatgacaCTCACACTGCACATTTTTACAGCATGTGGTCTGAAGCATATTGagcaatttaaaaatgtttaactggACATTTGAGGACCAATCACTTCGATCAATAATGACAGTAAAACTTATTCATTGGGAACTTTTGTTTCAACAATGTGTGATGCTGATTCCAGAATAATATTAACTTCATACCAGAAACTGCTGTGCACAAActaaattacagaaaaacttTTAGAGAACGACTTTAGTCCAAGAATCTCAAAACCAAGTGAGGGTCTTGGTCAAACAGCTTCAAAGCCAGCGTTACTAATTTACACAGAGGATGCATCTTGCCTCTtataacagcagcagtgcatATTGCACGGTGCATTTACTTACACTGGTGGTTAGTTGCAGTTTTCCCAAGACACTGACGGTTAATGTCCCGACCGTATCGCTGGCTGACTCGCTGCTGCAGTTCTCACGAGCAAAGTTCAGCTGCCCGTCTCTGCTCTAACTCAAGTATCGATGCCTCTTTTTACTATTCACGGAAGCAGGCAGGCAACGGAAACCTAGTCACATGGACAAGTAGAAAGATGTTCTCAAGCCGGGGCCACAGGAAGGCGAGTGCAGGCTCTACAGCTTTCAATCAGCATCGCGCAGTTTTTCTTCGCAGTGCTACGATAGTTTTGTTGTTATGGGCCTGGTAGCACAACTGCAACCACAAAAACCCCGATGAGAACACACCCTTCACACCCTCAGCTCGTTCTGATCAGCCAACCAACATGAGAGGAAAccactcaacacacacacacccttcctGTCTGATTTTTGGCTTGTCCCTGCAACAgctcatgtgcacacacacacacatatatatatctatatgtatatatagatatagatatatatatgcatgtatgtatgtatgtatgcatggCTGTGGAAACACTCTATGTAATAATGCATTGTAGTATCTCAGTGGTCCTGGGCCAAACAACATGGAAGAATAAATGGATGTTTGCTGCTGAGCCTGTTTTCTGACCAAACCATTAGAGAAACAgtttcagttgtttgttttcaaCATGTTAAACTTAAATCTTGGCTCCTTTGAGAACATGCCCCGTCACTGCTGAGTGCACCGAAGCTTCTACGTTATCTTTGTTTGACCTCTAACCTTTATCTTGTTTAACCCAGTCGTCGCCCGTGTGTGTAAAAATAGGGAATTAGGATTCAGGAAGTGATGGGCTGTCCTTGGAGAGCTGCTCAGCTCATGGCTCCTTCCTGTTTCAACACAGGACGTTTGAAAGTCTCACTGTTGTAGCTTTGGGTGGAAAAAGAGTCTAATCCCTGAGACTCCTGGTTGACTAGTGAAACTCCACAATGGTACttgtgagacacacacacacacacacgcacacacgcacacacacacacacacacacacacacacacacacagggtttaAATTAAAAAGAGTAAATAAAAGTAGACTAGAAATCAGGACAAGCTTTTCTGTTGTCTGGTTTCTGTAGCACCTTCCAGACGACTGCACAGAGAAAAGGTGCTGACAGGGGCCATGTCAGGTCTTTCAGGATGGTGGTGGAGCTGCACAGGCAGCGTGTCCTGAAGGTGTCATCCAGGCAGGGACTCTTCGGAGACTCTTCCAGTCTGCGTCTGTCCAGCTGACATACCAAGCTGATGTGCAGTACGTCAGCAAGAAGCTGAGCCTTTTCTACCAGGGCGGTGGAGGTGATGGTCCCTGTGAGGTCCACTGTGCTCTATGTCTCAGGGAATTTGGAACTGGACACTACTATCTACTTCCTCTGAATCTCACGGGGTGTCCTGAAGTCCTTAATCCTCATACAGAGTACTACTAAGGCCCAGACCAAACAGCCTGTTTGGGTAAATGGTGTTTAATGCAGGGCTGTAGTTGATAAATagggttcacacacacacgtgtccCTTTTTGTCCAGATGTGTGCAAGGCTGTAACACTCGGGTCCTCGGTGGACCCGTGTGATCTGTAGGCAAACCAGTAAGGACCAAGGTCAACAGGAAGACCGGCCCCGACATGTTTAGAGACAGACCTCTCAGAGTGTTTGGTAATAACAGGAGTTACGCTCCTCATAATGTTCTGCAATAGAAGAAAGGCCAGTCCATTATGTTTGACGAGTCAATGATCCACCGTCAGGTCTTCAGGAAGTAGTCGACGTGTGTGAAACTACATTCAGCTCCTGAGCTGCACACAGATGGTGGCGACTTCCTGATGACCTTAACTGTGCCCCACCACTCGCTGCcttcacagtgaaaacagaaaatgttccTGTGTCTTTGACTGACTGAGGTTCCTATGATGCATTCAGGACAACACGGAACTTACTGCGCTATAGTTGTGGTTCTGCTGTTATTTtatccattttcattttaattatgttttatcagatttattgtttattattttctgcctcagtaaagcaaacatgaaggtgctgtacaaataaagCTGCCTCGACTCACAATATTTCCAAAAACCTACTGATTGAATTTATATTAGGGGAAAGACATGAATTATTTATATAAGGCACAGAGACTCCTCCTATATTTGACTCCTCATGTTGGGAGTCATgtgtccatccatcatctgtacccacttattcctgtttagaGTCACAGGGTTCAGCTCTGGCGACACCTGGTGGCACAGCTCTATGTAAACCACAATGtaaatattcatccatccatcatctagacccccttagtcctaaccagggtctcagggatctgctggagcctatcccagctctctttgggtgaaaggcaggggtccaccctggacaggtccccagtccatcacagggccacatagagaccaacaacctcacacactcacactcactcctatgggcaatttagagtcaccaatcaacctgacatacatgtttttggactgtgggaggaaaccagagtacctggagaaaacccacacaagcacagggagaacatgcagactccacacagaaaggcccctgatgggtttcaaaccaggaacctggAGAACATTTTTGCTGCGTTGTTTAATATTCAGCCCCAAGAATCAAACTTGTGTAGtattcagtttaatgtttaatagaCATccttgagtatttccatttcaaatacttcatactttgacttcactacatttTAGATGAAATATTTGTACTTCACTCAGTTTATTCGAAA contains these protein-coding regions:
- the nrros gene encoding transforming growth factor beta activator LRRC33, yielding MPLHGFTSILLCSLPVWIILNPVSSHPQLSQCQLIQTTALCNNGKLSSVPSGLPDYIEELQLNYNHIQTLQDDSLLFYPLLHSLSLACNSLDKLESNTFQASRALQRLNLANNNLHAGYQETSHALRTMPALRTLDLSENMLNDEMAATLLTNLTFLEYLNLSGNLLQRLDETSFRDLHQLKELNMQRNILFEIDGAFESNPKLQRLNLAFNNLPCLTDFHMTQLVVLNASHNVLEWFISRQDLNDTFLLETLDLSENKLLFFPFLPNHSHLRNLYLSHNSIRFYEHLANNDTLTNWTTTVEFYNLRKYQRNMTARLWDDGLHGDISSVEILDLKGNQVVYFPEGFIQKMPNLSRLQMCTNCLETLNMTSEQFPGSLYELDISNNRLSQIVADERTLTALGNLTYFNLSLNNLEQLPSGLFSTLPSLRSVDLSYNNIDICLSEEAEISGNATSACVDLRNAGLLRQLYLKGCNLQRIPQSAFAGLLLTHLELSDNTGLIAHQSIQGLSRTLQHLGLGNTHIREFDFSHFQSLKSLNISGNSLAHLPQSLLNIDLKVLDLRDNRLSTIPSAQANILATKLHTLFLTGNPFNCCQAEWFRTFETTGTINMVGRSDVKCEDLFQTTHRVEHFQSHVCLEESGESVFWYILLFIPIFLSFLGISVLTLITFKPKLLQKSIKKKCLKPTSY